A genomic window from Klebsiella quasipneumoniae subsp. quasipneumoniae includes:
- the xylA gene encoding xylose isomerase: MQTYFDQLERVLFAGPKTDNPLAFRHYNPDEIVLGKRMADHLRFAACYWHNFCWNGADMFGAGSFERPWQAAGDALEMAKRKADVAFEFFYKLNVPYYCFHDVDVSPEGASLKEYLHNFAVMTEVLAEKQQQTGVKLLWGTANCFTHPRYGAGAATNPDPEVFAWAATQVVTAMNATHQLGGENYVLWGGREGYESLLNTDLRQEREQIGRFLQMVVEHKHKIGFGGTLLIEPKPQEPTKHQYDYDVATVYGFLKQFGLENEIKVNIEANHATLAGHSFHHEIASAIALGIFGSVDANRGDAQLGWDTDQFPNSVEENTLVMYEILKAGGFTTGGLNFDAKVRRQSTDKYDMFYGHIGAMDVMALSLKLAARMIEDGKLDRALAKRYAGWQGELGQQIMAGRMSLDNIARYAEQHNLNPQHHSGRQELLENLVNTYIFG, translated from the coding sequence ATGCAAACTTATTTTGACCAGCTCGAACGCGTTCTTTTTGCCGGACCTAAAACCGATAATCCTCTGGCGTTTCGCCACTATAATCCGGATGAAATCGTGCTGGGAAAACGTATGGCAGATCATCTGCGTTTTGCCGCCTGTTATTGGCATAACTTCTGCTGGAATGGCGCGGATATGTTTGGCGCCGGCTCGTTTGAGCGTCCCTGGCAGGCCGCGGGCGATGCGCTGGAAATGGCCAAACGCAAAGCGGACGTGGCGTTTGAATTTTTCTACAAGCTCAACGTGCCGTATTACTGCTTCCACGATGTCGACGTCTCGCCAGAAGGCGCGTCGCTGAAAGAGTATTTGCATAATTTTGCCGTGATGACCGAGGTGCTGGCGGAGAAACAGCAGCAAACCGGCGTGAAACTGCTGTGGGGCACCGCCAACTGCTTTACCCACCCGCGCTACGGCGCCGGGGCGGCGACCAACCCCGATCCGGAGGTGTTTGCCTGGGCGGCCACGCAGGTGGTGACCGCCATGAACGCCACCCACCAGCTCGGCGGCGAAAACTATGTTCTGTGGGGTGGCCGCGAAGGTTACGAGTCCCTGCTGAATACCGACCTGCGTCAGGAGCGCGAGCAGATTGGCCGCTTCCTGCAGATGGTGGTGGAGCACAAGCATAAGATTGGCTTTGGCGGCACGCTGCTTATCGAGCCGAAACCGCAGGAGCCCACCAAGCATCAGTACGATTACGATGTCGCGACGGTGTATGGCTTCCTGAAGCAGTTTGGTCTGGAAAATGAGATCAAGGTGAACATTGAAGCCAACCACGCCACCCTGGCGGGGCACTCTTTCCACCATGAAATCGCCAGCGCCATCGCGCTGGGGATCTTCGGCTCCGTTGATGCCAACCGCGGCGATGCGCAGCTCGGCTGGGATACCGATCAGTTCCCGAACAGCGTGGAAGAAAATACCCTGGTGATGTACGAGATCCTCAAAGCCGGGGGATTCACCACCGGCGGCCTGAACTTTGACGCCAAAGTTCGCCGGCAGAGCACCGACAAATACGACATGTTCTATGGCCATATTGGCGCCATGGACGTGATGGCACTGTCTCTCAAGCTGGCCGCGCGGATGATTGAGGATGGCAAGCTCGATCGGGCTCTGGCAAAACGCTATGCCGGCTGGCAGGGCGAGCTGGGGCAGCAAATTATGGCCGGCCGTATGTCGCTGGATAATATTGCCCGGTACGCTGAGCAGCATAATCTGAATCCGCAGCATCACAGCGGGCGTCAGGAATTACTCGAAAATCTCGTCAATACCTATATCTTTGGTTAA
- a CDS encoding MFS transporter yields the protein MHSRHDEYHKLTRGERIGYGMGDFAQNLVFGTIGGFLALHMLTVNTISTATAGFIFLFVRIINVFWDPMVGTYVDKRTSKAGKYRPWLLRAGVPLVILSALLFAPIPGVKGSVAFAFIIYLALDLVYSLVNIPYGSLNASLTRDPESIDKLTSTRMMLANSANLLVYTLFPMFVQMAAPKDRSLKDTGFFGLELNLGNYADPSANYAWFGVYAIYMIIGAVALFICYKFTKERVVATAEQTANVKTTDLFHELRHNRPLVILGMFFMLAFTFMFFMNTVNGFFNQYVVGHSEWMGAVGLVASIPGIAFPIFWPKLKKIFGKKGFFHLFLAMFIVGELLTYVWSREGMHDALWLAYIATFIKQWGLTSATGFMWALVPEVIAYGELKSGKRNAAIINAIMGLFFKIGFTIGGAIPLWLLAVYGFNESGAVQSASAIDGIIMTAVWIPIALAAISMVIMQVYPISDKHVTDINRQLDEIRV from the coding sequence ATGCACAGTCGGCATGATGAATATCATAAATTAACCCGCGGAGAACGAATTGGTTATGGCATGGGCGACTTTGCGCAAAACCTGGTTTTCGGCACAATTGGGGGTTTTCTGGCTTTGCATATGCTGACGGTAAATACCATCAGCACGGCAACGGCAGGATTTATTTTTCTTTTTGTCCGCATAATTAACGTGTTTTGGGATCCGATGGTCGGCACCTACGTGGATAAACGAACCTCGAAAGCAGGGAAATATCGTCCGTGGCTGTTACGAGCCGGCGTGCCGCTGGTGATCCTCTCGGCATTACTGTTCGCGCCCATCCCCGGAGTGAAAGGTTCGGTGGCTTTCGCCTTTATTATTTATCTGGCGCTGGACCTGGTTTATTCCTTAGTCAATATTCCCTATGGCTCATTGAATGCGTCGCTGACCCGCGACCCGGAATCGATCGATAAGCTCACCAGTACCCGCATGATGCTGGCCAACAGCGCCAACCTGCTGGTCTATACCCTGTTCCCGATGTTTGTGCAGATGGCGGCGCCGAAAGATCGCAGCCTGAAAGACACCGGCTTTTTTGGCCTTGAGCTGAATCTGGGGAATTATGCCGATCCGTCGGCAAATTACGCCTGGTTTGGCGTGTACGCCATCTATATGATCATCGGCGCGGTGGCTCTGTTTATCTGTTATAAATTCACCAAAGAACGCGTTGTCGCGACCGCCGAGCAGACCGCCAACGTCAAAACCACCGACCTTTTCCACGAGCTCCGACATAACCGCCCGCTGGTGATCCTCGGCATGTTCTTTATGCTGGCCTTTACCTTCATGTTCTTCATGAACACCGTTAACGGCTTCTTCAACCAGTACGTCGTCGGCCACTCCGAATGGATGGGCGCGGTGGGTCTCGTCGCGTCTATTCCCGGCATCGCCTTCCCGATTTTCTGGCCGAAACTGAAAAAAATCTTTGGTAAAAAAGGCTTCTTCCATCTGTTCCTCGCCATGTTCATCGTCGGCGAACTGCTGACCTACGTCTGGTCCCGCGAAGGGATGCACGACGCGCTGTGGCTGGCCTACATCGCCACCTTTATTAAACAGTGGGGCTTAACCTCCGCCACCGGCTTTATGTGGGCGCTGGTACCGGAAGTCATCGCGTACGGCGAATTAAAATCTGGCAAACGCAATGCCGCCATTATCAATGCCATTATGGGACTCTTCTTCAAGATCGGCTTCACCATCGGCGGCGCGATCCCGCTGTGGCTGCTGGCGGTGTATGGCTTTAATGAAAGCGGCGCCGTGCAGAGCGCCAGCGCCATCGACGGGATCATTATGACCGCGGTGTGGATCCCAATTGCGCTGGCCGCTATTTCGATGGTGATCATGCAGGTTTATCCGATCTCCGATAAACATGTTACCGACATCAACCGTCAGCTGGATGAGATCCGCGTGTAG
- a CDS encoding glycoside hydrolase family 43 protein, with translation MSLIQNPILRGFNADPSIIRVEDTYYIANSTFEWFPGVRLHESKDLKNWNLLPSPLSTTTLLDMKGNPSSGGIWAPALSWADGQFWLVYTDVKVTEGAFKDMTNYLTTAKDIRGPWSDPIKLNGVGFDASLFHDDDGRKYIVQQTWDHREYHHPFDGITLTELDTNTLKLMPETARTIYRGTAVALVEGPHLYKLNGYYYLFAAQGGTVFTHQEVVARSKTLEADSFETEPGDVFLTNVDTPDSYIQKQGHGALVSTPEGEWYYASLCARPWNRPGESIYDPRGWSTLGRETAIQKVYWDDEGWPRIEGGHGGKTFVEGPKDAIFTESASDNSQQDDFTSPALDPNWNTLRVPFTAKMGTTGNGKLTLIGQGSLANTHDLSLIARRWQAFYFDAAVKVKFEPFSYQQMAGLTNYYNDRHWSFVFLTWNEINGKVIEVGENNRGKYTSYLKDNAIKVPDGVEYVWFRTKVRKQTYSYEYSFDGVTFTEIPVQLDAAVLSDDYVLQSYGGFFTGAFVGLAAVDYAGYGTQAEFYQFEYQELGDSLAADGSYSWEAGETRDK, from the coding sequence ATGTCACTTATTCAAAACCCGATATTACGCGGCTTTAATGCCGACCCCAGTATTATTCGCGTCGAGGATACGTACTATATTGCCAACTCGACGTTTGAGTGGTTTCCGGGCGTGCGTTTACATGAGTCGAAAGACCTGAAAAACTGGAACCTGCTGCCTTCGCCGCTCTCCACCACCACCCTGCTGGACATGAAGGGCAACCCCTCCTCCGGCGGCATTTGGGCGCCGGCGCTCTCCTGGGCCGACGGACAATTCTGGTTGGTGTATACCGATGTGAAGGTCACCGAAGGCGCCTTCAAAGACATGACCAACTACCTGACCACCGCGAAGGATATTCGGGGCCCGTGGAGCGACCCGATCAAGCTGAACGGCGTCGGGTTTGACGCCTCGCTGTTCCATGACGACGATGGCCGGAAATATATCGTCCAGCAAACCTGGGATCACCGGGAGTACCATCACCCCTTCGATGGCATTACCTTAACGGAGCTGGATACCAACACGCTGAAGTTAATGCCGGAAACCGCGCGCACCATCTACCGCGGCACCGCCGTGGCGCTGGTCGAGGGGCCGCACCTCTATAAACTGAACGGCTACTACTATCTGTTTGCCGCCCAGGGCGGCACCGTGTTTACCCACCAGGAGGTGGTGGCGCGGTCGAAAACCCTCGAGGCCGACAGCTTTGAAACCGAGCCGGGCGACGTGTTCTTAACCAACGTCGACACCCCGGACAGCTACATCCAGAAACAGGGCCATGGCGCGCTGGTCTCCACCCCGGAAGGCGAATGGTATTACGCCTCGCTCTGCGCCCGGCCGTGGAATCGCCCGGGGGAATCCATCTACGACCCGCGCGGCTGGTCAACCCTCGGCCGGGAAACCGCGATCCAGAAAGTGTACTGGGATGACGAGGGCTGGCCGCGTATTGAAGGCGGTCACGGCGGGAAAACCTTCGTCGAAGGGCCGAAAGACGCCATCTTCACCGAAAGCGCCAGCGATAATAGCCAGCAGGATGACTTTACGTCGCCAGCGCTCGACCCGAACTGGAATACCCTGCGGGTGCCGTTTACGGCCAAAATGGGCACCACCGGTAACGGCAAATTAACCTTAATCGGCCAGGGTTCGTTAGCCAATACGCATGACCTGTCGCTGATTGCCCGCCGCTGGCAGGCCTTCTATTTTGACGCCGCGGTGAAGGTGAAATTCGAGCCCTTCAGCTACCAGCAGATGGCCGGGTTAACGAATTACTATAACGACCGCCACTGGAGCTTCGTCTTCCTGACCTGGAATGAAATTAACGGCAAGGTCATCGAAGTCGGCGAAAATAACCGCGGGAAATACACGTCGTACCTGAAAGATAACGCCATCAAGGTGCCGGACGGCGTGGAATACGTCTGGTTCAGGACCAAAGTCCGCAAGCAGACCTACAGCTATGAATACAGCTTCGATGGCGTGACGTTCACCGAGATCCCGGTCCAGCTGGATGCCGCGGTGCTGTCCGATGACTATGTGTTGCAGAGCTACGGCGGGTTCTTTACCGGGGCGTTCGTCGGCCTGGCGGCGGTAGACTACGCCGGGTACGGTACCCAGGCTGAGTTTTATCAGTTCGAGTATCAGGAGCTGGGCGATAGCTTAGCGGCCGATGGCAGCTACAGCTGGGAGGCTGGCGAGACGCGGGATAAGTAA
- a CDS encoding HNH endonuclease has protein sequence MKKLPDHLSRECIIAAIRAYDAGVAHQFKSACLYEIEFEGRRYPSKAIVGLAATLATGTEFTPADFSGGIKSKCVRLLLEQGFTIASQGAGDDEVALFPDEGQTTMEYVEGAALQVVINRYERDRQARQAALRLHGCQCQVCGLDMASRYGDIGQGFIHIHHLIPLAGIKQDYRLNPETDLIPVCPNCHAMLHRRDPPFTPEELKARLRPTD, from the coding sequence ATGAAAAAACTACCGGACCATTTATCCAGGGAATGCATCATCGCCGCCATTCGCGCTTACGATGCAGGCGTTGCGCATCAGTTTAAAAGCGCGTGTCTGTATGAGATCGAGTTTGAGGGGCGTCGGTATCCTTCAAAAGCCATCGTCGGGTTAGCGGCCACACTTGCGACGGGGACGGAATTTACCCCGGCGGATTTCAGCGGAGGGATTAAATCCAAATGCGTGCGTCTGTTACTGGAGCAAGGATTTACGATCGCGTCGCAGGGCGCTGGCGATGACGAGGTTGCGCTTTTCCCCGATGAGGGGCAGACGACCATGGAGTACGTGGAAGGGGCGGCGTTGCAGGTGGTGATCAATCGCTATGAGCGTGACCGTCAGGCTCGTCAGGCGGCGCTTCGCCTGCATGGCTGCCAGTGTCAGGTATGCGGTCTGGATATGGCCAGCCGCTATGGCGATATCGGCCAGGGCTTTATCCATATCCACCATCTCATCCCGCTGGCCGGGATAAAGCAGGACTACCGCCTGAACCCTGAAACCGATCTGATCCCGGTATGTCCCAACTGCCATGCGATGCTGCACCGGCGAGATCCGCCGTTTACCCCCGAAGAGCTGAAGGCCCGGCTGCGCCCCACAGACTGA
- a CDS encoding phosphorothioated DNA-binding restriction endonuclease, with translation MPSSTTLQHAIENIAIWRKGEQRAPHKPLLLLYVLSQYQRGHARMFDYASEIRDELHSLLERFGPQRRQYRPDMPFWRLKGDGFWELHNSEQCSTQGSRQPPGKELELCHVAGGFDEPHFALLNRNNKLINTLAHQILEAHFPESIQEELAEEMGFDLLQIRKERDPHFRQQVLRAYNYECAICGFNMRHDNTSVALEAAHIKWKQHGGPCEIPNGLALCAIHHKAFDKGSIGLDEDMRIQVSPAVNGGGIVGRLFWDFNGKPITLPLGKACYPQEGFVAWHRREVFRG, from the coding sequence ATGCCCTCCAGCACGACCCTGCAACACGCGATCGAGAACATCGCCATCTGGCGCAAAGGCGAACAGCGTGCGCCGCATAAGCCACTACTGCTGCTGTACGTCCTCTCACAGTACCAGCGCGGCCATGCGCGGATGTTCGACTACGCCTCAGAGATACGCGATGAGCTGCATAGCCTGCTGGAACGCTTTGGCCCGCAGCGCCGCCAGTACCGGCCGGACATGCCCTTCTGGCGCCTGAAAGGCGACGGCTTCTGGGAGCTGCACAACAGCGAACAGTGCTCAACCCAGGGCAGCCGACAGCCGCCCGGCAAAGAGCTGGAGCTCTGTCACGTCGCCGGCGGCTTCGATGAGCCGCATTTTGCGCTACTCAACAGAAATAATAAGCTGATCAATACCCTCGCCCATCAGATCCTCGAAGCGCATTTCCCGGAGAGTATTCAGGAAGAACTGGCTGAAGAGATGGGGTTTGATCTGCTGCAGATCCGTAAAGAGCGCGACCCGCATTTTCGCCAGCAGGTGCTGCGCGCCTATAACTATGAGTGCGCTATCTGCGGCTTCAATATGCGCCATGATAATACCTCCGTCGCCCTGGAAGCAGCCCATATTAAATGGAAGCAGCACGGCGGCCCATGCGAAATCCCTAACGGCCTGGCGCTCTGCGCGATTCACCATAAGGCTTTTGATAAAGGATCCATTGGTCTGGATGAGGATATGCGCATCCAGGTTTCGCCGGCGGTGAACGGCGGGGGCATCGTTGGCAGGCTGTTCTGGGATTTTAATGGTAAGCCGATTACCTTGCCGCTGGGGAAAGCATGCTATCCGCAGGAAGGGTTTGTGGCATGGCACCGGCGGGAGGTGTTCAGGGGATGA
- a CDS encoding ATP-binding protein gives MSGYSVTYEERFLFKEIGSIATKPDIAITELVANSHDAGATVVKINISETNPQVLTIEDNGVGLTKEQFESRWLRLRYDRHKHQGAYVEFPSDADVQTKRLAFGCNGVGRHAGLCFDDNYIVETWKDSIRNYYHLAVSSGQSPIKVVEHRSEKSAGHGSKITVNITRNYVDSEQISDIISARFLFNPEFHVYVNGRKITLLEHPGVVRTEEINPIGNIKIKLTLVDSSAAARTSNQHGVAFWLGGRLLGKPSWYIAKNQIIDGRKSFAKRYTLIAESNDLFSYVEPDWSSFKTDFTTIDLISNEIGRILRGWYVELSQIDMQQAKSTVIQNHVEDIKSLNILARKELNDFLDNILEESPDVKLEYLELAFKAAINLEKSRSGIPLLRKLISISPDDVEALNVFLDEWNVTDAMTILAEIDSRIKLVEMISKISGDHSVDELHTLHPLIEKARWVFGPEFDSAEYSSNRGLIKTMETIFKKSYKKECFLNSSKRPDIVVGSNSSLSMLGLEEFDGEIKKTKTVLLIELKKGGFTIGRDEMNQARSYVEDIWHTGVGSSRPFIKAFVVGDTIDKFASKYQAVGNNENDKFGEVKAITFDEMVRTAQARLFNLRDKVFLRYDSLDNEATMSNVINIPTQDKFSI, from the coding sequence ATGAGCGGTTATTCAGTGACTTATGAAGAGAGATTTCTTTTTAAAGAAATCGGTTCAATAGCTACGAAACCTGATATTGCTATTACTGAACTTGTAGCTAACTCACATGATGCTGGCGCAACGGTAGTAAAAATAAATATATCTGAAACCAATCCGCAAGTCCTCACTATTGAAGATAATGGAGTAGGACTGACGAAAGAACAATTCGAAAGCAGGTGGCTTAGATTACGATACGACAGGCACAAGCATCAGGGAGCATATGTCGAATTTCCTAGCGATGCTGATGTCCAAACTAAACGTCTTGCATTTGGATGCAATGGTGTAGGGAGACATGCAGGACTATGTTTCGATGATAATTATATAGTTGAAACATGGAAGGACTCCATCCGCAATTATTATCATTTAGCTGTATCCTCCGGTCAAAGTCCAATAAAAGTTGTTGAACACCGTAGCGAGAAATCAGCAGGTCATGGTTCTAAGATTACAGTAAATATCACTCGTAACTACGTCGATTCTGAACAAATATCAGATATTATATCTGCAAGATTTCTTTTTAATCCAGAATTTCATGTTTATGTTAACGGCCGCAAAATCACCTTGCTAGAGCATCCTGGGGTGGTAAGAACGGAAGAAATAAATCCAATCGGAAACATAAAAATAAAATTAACTTTAGTAGATTCTTCTGCTGCGGCTAGAACTTCAAATCAGCATGGTGTCGCTTTTTGGCTGGGTGGGAGATTGTTAGGAAAACCTTCTTGGTATATTGCTAAAAATCAAATAATAGATGGGCGAAAGTCATTTGCCAAAAGATATACTTTAATTGCTGAGTCGAATGATCTATTCAGCTATGTTGAACCTGATTGGTCCAGCTTCAAGACAGACTTTACAACTATAGACCTTATATCTAATGAAATCGGTAGGATTCTTCGCGGCTGGTATGTTGAGTTATCTCAAATAGACATGCAACAAGCAAAATCTACGGTAATTCAAAATCATGTTGAGGATATAAAGAGTCTAAACATTCTTGCTAGAAAGGAACTGAATGATTTTCTAGACAATATTTTGGAGGAAAGTCCGGATGTTAAATTGGAATATTTGGAGTTGGCATTTAAAGCAGCTATAAATTTAGAGAAGTCCAGATCTGGAATTCCACTTTTGAGAAAATTAATTAGCATTTCACCTGATGATGTCGAAGCGCTGAATGTTTTTCTGGATGAATGGAATGTAACAGATGCAATGACAATTCTTGCTGAAATTGACTCTCGCATAAAGTTAGTTGAGATGATTTCCAAGATTAGTGGTGACCATAGTGTGGATGAATTACATACTCTACATCCACTAATCGAGAAAGCTCGTTGGGTTTTCGGTCCAGAATTCGATAGTGCCGAATATTCAAGTAACAGAGGGCTTATCAAAACTATGGAGACCATATTTAAAAAAAGTTATAAGAAAGAATGTTTTTTAAACTCATCAAAACGTCCTGATATAGTCGTAGGTAGTAATTCATCTTTAAGCATGCTTGGACTTGAGGAGTTTGATGGTGAAATAAAAAAGACTAAGACTGTACTTTTAATTGAGCTTAAGAAAGGCGGTTTCACTATTGGTCGTGATGAGATGAATCAGGCAAGATCTTATGTGGAAGATATTTGGCATACTGGCGTAGGATCTTCACGTCCTTTTATTAAAGCATTTGTTGTTGGTGATACTATAGATAAATTTGCCAGCAAGTATCAAGCAGTTGGAAATAATGAAAATGACAAGTTTGGCGAAGTGAAAGCTATTACTTTTGATGAAATGGTTAGGACTGCACAGGCTAGGCTTTTTAATCTACGTGACAAAGTATTCCTTAGGTACGACAGCTTAGACAACGAAGCTACGATGAGCAACGTTATCAATATTCCTACACAAGATAAATTTAGCATTTAA
- a CDS encoding IS3 family transposase (programmed frameshift), which yields MRKARFTEHQIIAVLKSVEAGRTVKDVCREAGISEASYYNWKAKFGGMEASDIKKMKDLEDENRRLKQMFADLSLKCRALKDVIEKKPLKPAIKRELVSYLTAQFAMSLRQACRILSLSRTVFRYQPDTQRDEPVIMALTVAAERYPRYGFKKLFQVLRRQDKSWNHKRVHRIYCLLKLNFRRKGKQRLPVRNPVPLVTPEAMNQSWSIDFMHDALVCGRRFRTFNVVDDFNREALAIEIDLNIPAQRVVRVLDRIVANRGYPLKMRMDNGPELVSLTLAQWAEEHGVMLEFIRPGKPTQNAFIERFNRTYRTEILDFYLFRTLNEAREITERWLAEYDGERPHESLNNLTPEEYRLMAETPEISKSAWN from the exons ATGCGCAAAGCCCGATTCACCGAACACCAGATCATTGCCGTTCTGAAGTCCGTCGAAGCCGGACGCACCGTCAAAGATGTGTGCCGCGAAGCCGGGATTTCTGAGGCCTCGTACTACAACTGGAAAGCGAAGTTCGGCGGTATGGAAGCCTCTGATATCAAAAAGATGAAGGACCTCGAAGATGAAAACCGCCGGTTGAAACAGATGTTTGCGGACCTGAGCCTCAAGTGCCGCGCATTGAAAGACGTTATTGAAAAAAAGC CTTTAAAACCAGCGATAAAGCGTGAGCTGGTCAGCTATCTGACCGCGCAGTTTGCCATGAGCTTACGTCAGGCATGCAGGATATTGTCGCTGAGCAGGACGGTATTTCGTTATCAGCCGGATACGCAACGTGATGAGCCAGTCATTATGGCGCTGACCGTGGCGGCTGAACGCTATCCGCGATACGGATTTAAAAAGCTTTTTCAGGTGCTGCGCAGGCAGGACAAAAGCTGGAACCATAAGCGCGTTCACCGGATTTACTGCCTGCTGAAACTGAATTTTCGCCGTAAGGGAAAACAGCGTCTGCCAGTGCGCAATCCGGTTCCGCTGGTGACGCCAGAGGCGATGAACCAGAGCTGGTCCATCGATTTTATGCACGATGCGCTGGTGTGCGGCAGACGCTTCCGGACCTTCAACGTGGTGGATGATTTTAACCGCGAAGCACTGGCGATCGAAATTGACCTGAATATCCCGGCGCAGCGAGTCGTGCGAGTGCTGGACAGGATCGTGGCAAACCGCGGATATCCGCTAAAGATGCGGATGGATAACGGTCCGGAACTGGTCTCGCTGACGCTGGCACAATGGGCAGAAGAGCATGGTGTGATGCTGGAGTTTATCAGGCCCGGCAAGCCAACGCAGAATGCCTTTATCGAACGGTTCAACCGGACATACAGAACAGAAATACTGGATTTTTATCTGTTCAGAACACTGAATGAAGCACGGGAAATTACAGAGCGCTGGCTGGCTGAATATGACGGCGAGCGCCCCCACGAATCCCTGAATAACCTGACGCCGGAAGAATACCGGCTGATGGCTGAAACCCCGGAAATCTCAAAAAGTGCGTGGAACTAA
- a CDS encoding DNA cytosine methyltransferase, with the protein MKKVSCVDLFCGAGGLTHGLVLEGLPVVAGIDMDPACKFPYESNNNAKFIERDISKVTTTELDALFGDADIKILAGCAPCQPFSTYTQRYESDGKDGKWGLLYEFARLAEGTRPDVITMENVPTVAKHQVFHDFVEALKCIGYSVWFSIVDCTQFGVPQTRKRMVLLASLHGEIKMSSPTCTKPKTVREAIGHLRALNAGEAAPGDKLHVTSTLSDKNLERIKASKPGGTWRDWPEHLVADCHRTESGRTYASVYGRMEWDKPAPTMTTQCYGFGNGRFGHPEQNRAISLREAAILQSFPRNYAFIPHDGPVSLRILGRLIGNAVPVELGRAIARSINSHLANVNMATVE; encoded by the coding sequence ATGAAGAAAGTATCTTGTGTCGATTTGTTTTGTGGTGCAGGTGGATTAACGCATGGCCTTGTACTTGAAGGCTTACCTGTAGTTGCAGGAATTGACATGGATCCGGCCTGCAAATTTCCTTATGAATCAAACAACAATGCCAAATTTATAGAACGGGATATAAGCAAAGTAACAACAACCGAATTAGATGCATTGTTTGGCGATGCTGACATCAAAATTCTCGCTGGCTGCGCGCCTTGCCAACCATTTTCTACCTATACACAACGTTATGAATCGGATGGTAAGGACGGTAAATGGGGGCTCCTGTATGAGTTTGCACGCCTAGCAGAAGGTACTCGCCCAGACGTGATCACGATGGAAAATGTTCCTACAGTGGCTAAACACCAAGTGTTCCACGACTTCGTCGAGGCATTGAAGTGTATTGGCTACAGCGTATGGTTTAGCATTGTTGATTGCACTCAATTCGGTGTCCCACAAACACGTAAGAGAATGGTTTTATTGGCATCACTCCATGGCGAGATAAAAATGTCTTCTCCAACGTGTACAAAACCCAAAACAGTAAGAGAAGCTATAGGCCATCTGCGCGCATTAAATGCTGGTGAAGCTGCTCCAGGAGATAAGCTGCATGTTACCTCCACATTGTCAGATAAGAATCTGGAGCGTATTAAGGCCTCAAAACCAGGAGGAACTTGGCGTGACTGGCCAGAACATCTTGTTGCCGATTGTCATCGAACAGAAAGTGGCAGAACTTACGCTAGTGTTTATGGCCGTATGGAATGGGACAAACCAGCACCAACCATGACAACGCAGTGCTATGGTTTCGGAAATGGTCGATTTGGGCATCCTGAACAGAACCGCGCAATCTCCCTGAGAGAAGCGGCAATTCTTCAGAGTTTTCCCCGTAACTATGCATTTATTCCCCATGATGGTCCAGTAAGTTTAAGGATTCTAGGGCGCCTAATCGGGAATGCAGTTCCTGTGGAACTTGGCCGAGCAATTGCACGCAGTATTAATTCACATCTTGCAAATGTGAATATGGCCACTGTGGAATGA